The genomic DNA TGAATACCGACGTCGTCGTCGGCACGCGCCTGCCGGTGTTCTGCACCGCGCCGGGGATCGCGATGCTCTCCCGGCTGCCGCGCGCGGAAGCGATGAGCCTGCTGCGCCGCTCCGACCGCCGCGCGTTCACGGCCAATACCACGCGCGAGCTTGGTGCGCTCGAACGCAAGCTCGATCGCGCGGCCAGGATGGGCTACGCGACGGCATGGGAAGAGTTCTATCCGGGCGATCTGTCGATCGCGGCGCCGGTGCTGGATGCGGCACAACGTCCGGTCGGCGCCATCAATGTCAGCGTCACGCGGGCGATGTACACGCCGGACGATGCCGAGGCGGCTTTCCATTCGCTGGTCGTGGCGACGGCTCATTCCGTCTCCGGCTGAGCAGCCTTGGGCGCGCCGGCACGGCTGCCGCGCTGCGGAAGCAGCTGCGCCGCCACCAGCGCGATGCAGGTGAACAGCAGCACCCATGTCGAGATGGCCGCGACCGTCGGATCGATGACATCGCGCAGCGCGGTGAACATCTTCTTGGTGAGCGTGGTTGCATCGCCGCCGGAGATGAAGAGCGTCACCACCACCTCGTCGAAGGACGTGAGAAACGCGAACAGGCCGGCAGAAGCGAGCGCGAAGCGGATCTGCGGCAGCGTGATGTGCATGAAGGCCTGCAACCTGCTGGCGCCCAGCACCCGCGCCGCCTTCTCCTGGTTGAAGTCGACGTTCGACAGCGCGGCCGTGAGCATGACCAGCACGACCGGCAAGGCGAGCGCGGAATGCGCGAGCACGAGGCCCGTGATCGAATCGAGCAGGCCGAGCTTGGCGTAGATGTAGAAGCTGCCGATCGCCAGCAGAATGACCGGAAAGATCATTGGCGTGAGCAGCAACCCGAACACCAGTTCACGCCAGCGCGAGCGCCAGTGGATCAGGCCGTAGGCCGCAGCGATGCCGAGCGCCAGCGACACGGCGGTATTGGCGACGGCCACGCGCACCGACACCCACAGCGCATCGCGCCAGGCCGGCGATTGCGCGACTTCGGCATGCCAGCGCAGCGAAAGGCCCTGCGGCGGAAACTGGAGGTAGTCGCCGGCCGAGAAGGACATCGGCACGATGATCAGGCTCGGCGCAACCAGAAAGCACAGCACCAGCACCGTCAGCACCCACAGCGAAGGACGCGATGCACTCATCAGGCAACCTCCGCCCTACGGGCTGCGGTGCGAGCTTGCTCGGGACGGCCCGGCGCGGCGCTCATTCGCTTTCCCCACCCAGGCGGCGCGGCACGAAGCGATGCGCCAACGCCATCAACGCCACCGTCATCACCAAGAGCACCACGCCGAGCGCGGCCGCGGCGCCCCAGTTGAAGAACATCTGCACATCCTTGGCCGCCTGGATGGCCATCATCACGACCTTGCCGCCGCCGAGGATTTCGGGCACCACGTAGAAGCCCAGGCAGAGCACGAAGGTCACGAGGCAGCCGGCCATGATGCCCGGCAGCGACAGCGGCAGGAATACCGTAGCAAAGGCACGCAGCGGCGTGGCGCCGAGGCTCGCAGCCGCGCGGACGACTGCCGGATCGACCTTGCGCATCGCACCGTAGATCGGAAGGATCATGTAGGGCAGCATGATCTGCACCGTGCCCACAAGCACGCCGATCTCGTTGAGTGTGAGTGCCAGCGGCTCGGACCACCAGCCCAGCGCCATGCCGGCCTGGTTCACGAGTCCATTGCGCTGCAGGATCACCATCCACGCGTAGGTGCGGACCAGGACCGATGTCCAGAGCGGCACCAGCACGGCGATCATCAGGAGATTGGCGATTCGTTCGCGCAACCGGCTGAAGAGGTAGGCGACCGGTACCGCAAGGACGGCGCAGATCGCGGTCGTGGCGAGCGAGACGCGAAAGGTGGTCGCGAACACCCGCGCATAGGCCTGGCCGTCGAGCAGCCGCAGATAGTTCTGCAAGGTCGGCGATCCGGCCTCGTCGAGGAATGAGAGCACCACCAGCATGCAGACCGGCACCAGTGCGACGAGTCCGATCAGCGCCAGCGCAGGCGCGATCAGTCCGAACATGGCCAGCCCTTCCCTGCGCGCGTCCTGGCGCAGCGCCGCTTCGAGCGGACGCCTGCCGACGATCGACCGCGTCGCGAGCACACCCTGGTTCATTGGAGTACCTTCGGAACGGCCGAGCGGCTCATGGGCCGGGCACCACAATGGTGTCGTTGCGATGCAGGGTCAGCGTCACCGCTTCTCCGCGTGCGGGCAATGGTTGCTGCGAGCCGGCGCCGAGCAACCGGCGCAAACGAAGTTGCCGCCCTTCGCCGATGTCCACGTGCAGCAGCGCGCTTTCGCCTTCGTAGATCCGGCTGGCGACCAGACCATGGAACACGTTGAGCGCCGGATCGCTCGCGCACGAAGAAGTACCGAGCGCGAGCCGCTCGGGTCGCACCACCAGCACATGAGGACCGTCCTGCAGCCGTTCGCGCAGGCGGAGCTCGGTATCGCCGAAAAGCGCACGGCCGGCCGCCACGTGAATCGGCAGCAGGACGGACTCGCCGATGAAATCGGCGACGAATGCATCCGCCGGCCGTTCGTAGAGTTCGTCGGGCGTGCCGATCTGCACCAGCCGCCCCGCGCGCATCACAGCGACGCGATCGGACATCGTGAGCGCCTCGCGCTGGTCGTGTGTCACGCAGATGGTCGTCATCCGCAGCGTCTCGTGAAGGCGCCGCAGTTCGATCTGCATCTGCTCGCGCAGCTTCTTGTCGAGCGCGGACAAGGGCTCGTCCATGAGCAGCAGGCGCGGCCGGAACACGGTCGCGCGGGCCAGGGCAACGCGTTGCTTCTGCCCGCCCGACAGCGCGTCGATGCGCCGCCGATCGAAGCCTTCGAGCTGGACCAGCGACAAGGCCTCGGCCACCATGCGCGCGGATTCCGCGGCACCGACCTTGCGCAGCCTGAGCGGATAGGCGATGTTCTGCGCCACGTCCATGTGCGGGAACAGCGCGTAGTTCTGGAACATCATGCCGATGCCGCGCTCGTGCGGCGGCAGCCGGACCATCTCCTGGTCGCCAAGCCTGACCGAGCCGGCTTCGGGCCGCACGAAGCCCGCAATGGTCATCAGCAGCGTGGTCTTGCCCGAACCGGAAGGACCGAGCAGCGTCAGGAACTCGCCGGGCTTCACCCGCAGCGAGACGTCGTCGAGTGCAACGAAGTCGCCGTAACGCTTGCCGATCACCGACAGGTCGAGTCCGAGCGGCTGCGCCTGCCCGGCTGCCAGCCCACCGGGCTGTGGCGCTGCGGCAGCGCCGCCGAAGCTCATCGCACGGATCGCATTCACTTGCTGATCATTTCCTGATAGAGCTTCTCGGCCCGCGCCTGGTTTTCGCGCCACCAGACCGGATCGAGGCGCAGTTGCCGCGACAGGTTGGCCGGCGCGGAGGGCAGCGTCTGGGCCAGTTCGGCCGAGATGAGTTTGCCGTCGTAGGCCTTGCTGTTGACCGCGCCGTATGGCATGGCATTGGAGAAGGCGG from Variovorax sp. PBL-E5 includes the following:
- a CDS encoding ABC transporter permease, whose translation is MSASRPSLWVLTVLVLCFLVAPSLIIVPMSFSAGDYLQFPPQGLSLRWHAEVAQSPAWRDALWVSVRVAVANTAVSLALGIAAAYGLIHWRSRWRELVFGLLLTPMIFPVILLAIGSFYIYAKLGLLDSITGLVLAHSALALPVVLVMLTAALSNVDFNQEKAARVLGASRLQAFMHITLPQIRFALASAGLFAFLTSFDEVVVTLFISGGDATTLTKKMFTALRDVIDPTVAAISTWVLLFTCIALVAAQLLPQRGSRAGAPKAAQPETE
- a CDS encoding ABC transporter permease; translated protein: MNQGVLATRSIVGRRPLEAALRQDARREGLAMFGLIAPALALIGLVALVPVCMLVVLSFLDEAGSPTLQNYLRLLDGQAYARVFATTFRVSLATTAICAVLAVPVAYLFSRLRERIANLLMIAVLVPLWTSVLVRTYAWMVILQRNGLVNQAGMALGWWSEPLALTLNEIGVLVGTVQIMLPYMILPIYGAMRKVDPAVVRAAASLGATPLRAFATVFLPLSLPGIMAGCLVTFVLCLGFYVVPEILGGGKVVMMAIQAAKDVQMFFNWGAAAALGVVLLVMTVALMALAHRFVPRRLGGESE
- a CDS encoding ABC transporter ATP-binding protein; this encodes MNAIRAMSFGGAAAAPQPGGLAAGQAQPLGLDLSVIGKRYGDFVALDDVSLRVKPGEFLTLLGPSGSGKTTLLMTIAGFVRPEAGSVRLGDQEMVRLPPHERGIGMMFQNYALFPHMDVAQNIAYPLRLRKVGAAESARMVAEALSLVQLEGFDRRRIDALSGGQKQRVALARATVFRPRLLLMDEPLSALDKKLREQMQIELRRLHETLRMTTICVTHDQREALTMSDRVAVMRAGRLVQIGTPDELYERPADAFVADFIGESVLLPIHVAAGRALFGDTELRLRERLQDGPHVLVVRPERLALGTSSCASDPALNVFHGLVASRIYEGESALLHVDIGEGRQLRLRRLLGAGSQQPLPARGEAVTLTLHRNDTIVVPGP